The following proteins are co-located in the Pseudoalteromonas sp. N1230-9 genome:
- the mfd gene encoding transcription-repair coupling factor, with protein sequence MAFAQWAALPWVKSEKDKIQWGQLTGSGLSIAIAEGVKQHNELVVIVTPDTPSALRLETELEFLLPENPVMVFPDWETLPYDHFSPHQDIISARLATLNTLKKEQQSVLIVPVSTLMLRTAPASFIYGSTLNFKVGDTLDTHTLRENLEQAGYLHVQQVMEHGEYAIRGSIVDLYPMGSPHPFRLDFFDDELDSIRLFDVESQRSDEKVDKIELLPAHEFPTNDSDIERFRINYREQFGASSEQDSIYMQVTKGTWPAGIEYYMPLFFDELATIFDYLPSNTTFMHFGDIEHAADQFWHDVNVRYENRRVDPLRPLLEPVKLYQSVNELFGEFGKYARIRLSQAKLGTKAGHTNLASKELPNVRIDHKLHEPYQGLIDYVASEKKQKGRVLLSVESDGRRESLLTLLKPSGLKLKEFESFSDFTNSSSDVGLIVSPLEQSVVLDGKPRLTIITEQELLGIKVSQRRRRKHKYEASQDALIRNLAELREGQPIVHLDHGVGRYQGLETIDAAGVITEFVTIIYANEAKLYVPVSALHMLSRYSGGEEASAPLHKLGSDAWEKAKKRAAEKVRDVAAELLDIYAKRQAKPGNKFKLDGSAYRQFSDSFPFEETDDQRNAIESVLGDMQSKQAMDRLVCGDVGFGKTEVAMRAAFVAVNDNKQVAVLVPTTLLAQQHYENFKDRFADLPIEVGVLSRFNSTKEQKDTLDKMAEGKLDIVIGTHKLIQQDIQFKDLGLLIVDEEHRFGVRQKEKIKALRADVDILTLTATPIPRTLNMAMSGMRDLSIIATPPAKRLAVKTFVRQRDAELIREAILREIKRGGQVYFLHNNVETIDRVAEEITEWVPEASVTTAHGQMRERELEQIMSDFYHQKYNVIVCTTIIETGIDVPTANTIIMDRADKLGLAQLHQLRGRVGRSHHQAYAYLLTGNPKSLTKDAVKRLEAIESLEDLGAGFALATHDLEIRGAGELLGDDQSGQMQTIGFSLYMEMLEQAVNSLKEGKEPTLENLLGQQTEVDLKLPALLPDDYIHDVNARLGIYKRIASCANLNDMDELQVELIDRFGLLPDATKNLFSLQQLKLQASHIGIKKIEANPKGGYFEFSQHTKVNPSFIIGLIQSAPQVYKMDGANKLRFAISEANPRERLKMVTAMIADFEKKVSH encoded by the coding sequence ATGGCGTTTGCGCAATGGGCAGCATTGCCTTGGGTAAAATCTGAAAAAGATAAAATTCAATGGGGACAACTTACCGGTAGCGGACTTAGCATCGCCATCGCAGAAGGTGTAAAACAACACAACGAGCTGGTTGTGATTGTCACCCCAGACACACCAAGCGCCCTACGCCTTGAAACTGAACTCGAATTTCTATTGCCTGAAAACCCAGTCATGGTCTTCCCTGACTGGGAAACACTCCCATACGATCATTTTTCGCCCCATCAAGATATTATTTCTGCGCGCTTAGCCACGTTAAATACCTTAAAAAAAGAACAACAAAGCGTATTAATTGTGCCTGTATCGACCTTGATGCTACGTACTGCCCCTGCTTCGTTTATTTATGGTTCAACCCTTAACTTTAAAGTGGGTGATACCTTAGATACTCACACACTGCGTGAAAACTTAGAACAAGCGGGCTATTTACATGTACAACAAGTGATGGAGCACGGTGAATACGCTATCCGTGGCTCTATCGTTGATTTATACCCTATGGGTAGTCCTCACCCATTTCGTTTAGACTTTTTTGATGATGAGCTAGACAGCATTCGTTTGTTTGATGTTGAAAGCCAGCGCTCAGATGAAAAAGTCGACAAAATTGAGTTACTGCCCGCTCACGAGTTTCCAACTAACGACTCAGACATTGAGCGTTTTCGTATCAATTATCGTGAACAATTTGGCGCAAGCTCTGAGCAAGACTCCATTTATATGCAGGTGACTAAAGGAACCTGGCCTGCGGGTATCGAATATTACATGCCACTGTTTTTTGATGAACTGGCAACCATCTTCGATTACTTACCAAGCAATACAACCTTTATGCATTTTGGCGATATTGAGCATGCTGCTGATCAGTTTTGGCATGATGTGAATGTACGCTATGAAAACCGCCGTGTTGATCCGCTCAGACCTTTACTTGAACCTGTAAAGCTGTATCAAAGCGTTAATGAACTATTTGGTGAGTTTGGTAAATACGCACGTATTCGTTTATCGCAAGCTAAGTTAGGCACCAAAGCGGGTCACACAAACCTTGCTAGCAAAGAGCTGCCGAATGTGCGTATTGATCATAAGTTACATGAACCGTACCAAGGTTTAATTGACTATGTTGCCAGCGAGAAAAAACAAAAAGGCCGCGTGCTGCTCTCGGTTGAATCGGATGGCCGCCGTGAATCATTACTCACCTTATTAAAACCAAGTGGTTTAAAGCTCAAAGAATTTGAATCGTTTAGCGATTTTACCAATAGCTCGAGTGATGTTGGCCTTATTGTTTCACCGCTTGAACAAAGTGTGGTGTTAGACGGTAAGCCGCGTTTAACCATTATCACAGAGCAAGAATTATTAGGCATTAAGGTCTCACAACGTCGCCGTCGTAAACATAAGTATGAAGCCAGCCAAGATGCGCTTATTCGTAACCTTGCTGAACTACGCGAAGGCCAGCCAATTGTGCATCTTGATCATGGTGTAGGCCGCTATCAAGGCCTTGAAACAATCGATGCTGCCGGTGTGATCACTGAATTTGTTACGATCATCTACGCCAACGAGGCAAAATTATACGTGCCCGTTTCTGCGTTACATATGCTTAGCCGCTACTCAGGTGGTGAAGAGGCCTCTGCCCCGCTCCATAAATTGGGCTCTGATGCATGGGAAAAAGCAAAAAAACGTGCCGCTGAAAAAGTCCGTGATGTGGCTGCTGAGCTATTAGATATTTACGCTAAACGCCAAGCAAAGCCTGGCAATAAATTTAAGCTTGATGGCAGCGCTTATCGTCAGTTTAGCGATAGCTTCCCATTTGAAGAAACTGACGATCAACGCAACGCCATTGAGTCTGTGCTCGGTGATATGCAAAGCAAGCAAGCGATGGACCGTTTAGTATGTGGTGACGTTGGCTTTGGTAAAACCGAAGTGGCAATGCGCGCAGCCTTTGTAGCCGTGAATGATAACAAGCAAGTTGCGGTACTTGTACCCACCACACTGCTTGCACAGCAGCATTATGAAAACTTTAAAGACCGCTTTGCCGATTTACCAATCGAGGTTGGCGTTTTATCGCGCTTTAACTCAACCAAAGAGCAAAAAGATACCCTAGATAAAATGGCCGAGGGTAAATTAGATATCGTCATTGGTACTCACAAGCTTATTCAACAAGATATTCAATTTAAAGATTTGGGCTTACTGATTGTTGATGAAGAGCACCGTTTTGGGGTGCGTCAAAAAGAAAAAATCAAAGCATTACGTGCCGATGTCGATATTTTAACGCTCACTGCGACCCCTATCCCACGTACGTTGAACATGGCAATGAGTGGTATGCGTGACTTATCAATCATTGCCACACCGCCAGCGAAACGTTTAGCGGTTAAAACCTTTGTTAGACAAAGAGATGCTGAACTTATTCGCGAAGCCATTCTGCGTGAGATTAAACGCGGTGGTCAGGTGTATTTCTTACACAACAATGTTGAAACGATCGACCGAGTTGCAGAAGAAATCACTGAATGGGTACCCGAAGCCAGCGTAACAACCGCACATGGTCAAATGCGAGAGCGCGAGCTTGAGCAAATTATGAGTGATTTTTATCACCAAAAATATAACGTGATTGTGTGTACCACGATTATTGAAACCGGTATCGATGTACCGACTGCCAACACCATTATTATGGATAGAGCGGATAAACTCGGTCTTGCACAGCTGCATCAGTTGCGTGGTCGTGTTGGCCGCAGCCACCACCAAGCGTATGCCTACCTACTGACTGGCAACCCCAAATCGTTAACTAAAGATGCCGTTAAGCGCCTAGAAGCAATTGAATCACTGGAAGACCTAGGAGCAGGTTTTGCCCTAGCAACGCACGATTTAGAAATTCGTGGTGCCGGTGAGCTGCTTGGTGATGACCAATCAGGTCAAATGCAAACCATTGGCTTTAGTTTGTATATGGAAATGCTTGAACAGGCGGTTAACTCCCTCAAAGAAGGGAAAGAGCCAACCCTTGAGAACTTGCTCGGTCAGCAAACTGAAGTTGACTTAAAGCTGCCTGCGTTATTACCTGATGATTATATTCATGATGTAAATGCGCGTTTAGGTATCTATAAACGTATTGCAAGCTGTGCTAACCTCAATGATATGGACGAGTTACAGGTCGAGCTGATTGACCGTTTTGGTCTGCTGCCTGACGCCACGAAAAACTTATTCAGCCTGCAGCAATTAAAACTACAAGCAAGTCATATTGGCATTAAGAAGATTGAAGCAAACCCGAAAGGCGGTTATTTTGAGTTTAGCCAACATACAAAGGTTAACCCTAGCTTCATTATAGGTTTGATACAAAGTGCACCGCAGGTGTACAAAATGGATGGCGCAAACAAACTGCGCTTTGCTATTAGCGAGGCAAACCCTCGTGAACGCTTAAAAATGGTCACTGCAATGATTGCAGATTTCGAAAAAAAGGTTAGCCATTAA